The genomic region GTGCCTTGCGCAACGAGCTCGGCAGTGGCGAGACTTCTTCGATCCGCCGTGGCAGCCAGCGCAGGCCCAGCAGGATCAGCACCGTGGTGACCACTTCCACCACCAGTTGGGTCAGCGCCAGGTCCGGCGCGGAGAACCAGACGAAGGTCACGCAGGTCACCATCCCGCACACGCTGACCATGGTCAGGGCCGCCAGCCGGTGATACTTGGCTTGCCAGGCGGCGCCCAGGGCACAGGCGATCGCCAGCAACCAGAGGGTGACGAACACGATGGAACCCGGGATCTTCGGCCGGTCGCCCCAACTGATGCCGCTGTAGAGCATCGGGATCAACCCGGCGATCACCGCCGCCAGCACCAGTAGGAACAGCTGGGTTTGCAGGCGTTTGGTGCTGATGCGTTTTTCGATCTTGCGCACCCCGCGCATCATCACCACCAGGCAGCGCTCGAAGCCGCGCTTGCCGTTGAAGTAGCTGATGATCGGCGGGTATTTGAAGCGGCCCAGCTTGAGTTGCTTGCGCAGCAGCAGATAGAGCACCACGCCGCCGGACATGGCCACCAGGCTCATGATCATCGGCGCGTTCCAGCCATGCCAGATGGCGAGGCTGTACTCCGGCAGCTCGCCGCCGACCACCGGCAAGGCGGCAGCGGCGAGGATCGAACCGACCACCTGGGCCGGGAAAATCCCCACCAGCAGGCAGGTAAACACCAGCAACTCCACCGGCGCGCGCATCCAGCGTGGTGGCTCGTGCGGAGTGTGAGGCAGGTTGGTGGCTTTAGGGCCGAAGAACACATCCACGGTAAAGCGCAGGGCATAGGCCACGCTGAAGGTGCCGGCGATGGTTGCGATGACCGGCAGGGCGATTTCCACCCAGGCGGTGGCGGAGATGAACACGGTTTCGGCGAAGAACATTTCCTTGGACAGGAAGCCGTTGAGCAGCGGCACGCCGGCCATGGACGCACTGGCGACCATCGCCAGCGTCGCAGTGAACGGAATCAGCTTCACCAAGCCGCTGAGCTTGCGAATGTCACGGGTGCCGCTTTCGTGGTCGATGATCCCCGCCGCCATGAACAGCGATGCCTTGAAGGTGGCGTGGTTGAGGATATGGAATACCGCGGCGACGGCGGCCAGCGGGCTGTTGAGGCCCAGCAGCAAGGTGATCAGCCCGAGGTGGCTGATGGTGGAGTAGGCCAGCAGGCCCTTGAGATCGTTCTGGAACATGGCGCAATAAGCGCCGAGCAGCAGGGTAATGGCGCCGGCACCGCCGACAATCCAGAACCACTCTTCGCTGCCGGACAGCGACGGCCACAGGCGGGCCAGCAGGAACACGCCGGCCTTCACCATCGTTGCCGAGTGCAGGTAGGCCGACACCGGCGTCGGTGCAGCCATGGCGTGGGGCAGCCAGAAGTGGAAGGGGAATTGCGCGCTTTTGCTCAGGGCGCCGATCAGCACCAGGGCGAGCATGATCGGGTACAGCGAATGGGCACGGATCTGATCACCGGCAGCCAGGACCTGGTCCAGGTCGTAGCTGCCGACGATATGCCCGAGCAGCATCACCCCCGCCAGCAGGCACAAACCGCCCGCGCCGGTGACCATCAGCGCCATATAGGCGCCGCGCCGGGCATCGGCACGGTGGTGCCAGTAGCCGATCAACAGGAACGAGAACAGGCTGGTGAGTTCCCAGAAAAACACGATCTGGATCAGGTTGCCGGAAATCACCAGGCCAAGCATGGCGCCCATAAACGCCAGGAAAAACGCGAAGAAACGCGGCACCGGGTCTTCCGGCGACATGTAATAACGGGCGTACAGCGACACCAAAGTCCCGATGCCCAGTACCAGCATCGAGAACAGCCAGGCAAAACCGTCCATGCGCAATACGAAGTTCAGCCCGAGGCTGGGCAACCACATGAATTCTTCACGTATCACGCCACCGTGGGCGATCTGGGGGTAGAGCAGGGCGACTTGAACCGTCCCGACCAGGGCGACGAGGCCGGCCAGCAGGGACTCTGTATTACGTGCGTTGTGCGGCAGCAAGGCCGCGAGACAGCTGCCGATAAAGGGCAGAAGCAGTAGAACTATCAGGGACATAGGCTTCTAATCTGCGGGAGTTTGGGATGCATCATACGTGCCGGAATCTTGATCACCAAACGGCAAGATGTGGCAGGATCCTACAAGGTAGGCTGAAAAAGACTGTTTGGCATTGTTTCAATGCCTGTATTCAGGGCAGGTATGCTGTTCAAAGGCTTTTTTTCAGCCTGTTACATAAGGACGTGTGATGACCCAGCGATTGCTCCACCTTGACCATGTCGCCTACAGCCTGCCGGACGGACGCAGCCTGTTCGACAACCTGAACCATGCTTTCAGCGCCCGGGCGACCGGCCTCGTGGGGGCCAATGGGACTGGCAAGTCCTTGTTGGGCGCAATGCTCGCGGGCACCCTGCAGCCCACCCGCGGGCATGTGCGCCGTGAGGGCAGTGTGTACGCGGTGACGCAACTGCTGGAGCCCGAGCGCTATCCCACCGTAGCGGCGCTGGCAGGTGTCGACCAAGTGCTGGGAGCGTTGGCGCGTATCACCGAGGGCAGTCTGGACGAACACGACCATGCACTGGCGGTCGATCAATGGGATTGCGCGCCTCGACTGGTGGCTGCCCTGGAACACATCGGCCTGGGGCACTTGACTGCCGACTCGCCCACCGCAGCCCTCAGTGGCGGCGAACGCCAGCGCGTCGCTTTGCTGGGCGCCTGGTTGTCCAGGGCAGACTGGTTGATCCTCGATGAGCCCAGCAACCACTTGGACATTGATCAGCAACACAAGCTTGCCCAGCAGATTGGTCGGTGGTCCAGCGGCCTGGTGCTGATCAGCCACGACCGTGGGTTGCTGGAGCACATGGACGAGATTGTCGAACTGTCGCCCACGGGCTTGGCGGTTTACGGCGGTAATTACAGCCACTATGCGGCGACACGGGAGCAGGAGCAGCAAGCGTTCCAGTCGGCGTTGCAGGGGGAGCGCGCGCACGCCAGACGTGAGCAGCGTGAAGCGGTCATCCAGATGGAGCGTCAGCAGCGCCGCAATGCCCGGGGCGACCGCCAGGCCCGGGATGGCAATCAGACCAAACTGATCACCAACGCCCAGAAAGAGCGCAGTGAAAACAGCCAGGGCAAGTTGCGCCTCAATCAGCAGCTGGCGCGTGAGCAGCAACAGCAGCGGATCGCCGAGGCGCGTGCACGGTGTGCGCCCGAGATCCAGCGCATGATGCTGTCGCCGGAAAGCGTGGTGCCCCAGGGCAAGCTGGTGTTGCAACTCAATGAGGTGGTGCTGCCGTTTGGCAGCCGCGCACCGATCAATCTCACCCTGACCGGCCCGATGCGCATGGCGATCGTGGGGGCCAATGGCAGCGGCAAGTCGAGCCTGTTGCGGGTGATCGCCGGCCAGTTGCCGGTGGCCGCCGGCGAGTTGGCGCGCAGTTGTCATATCGGCTGGCTGGACCAACACGCCGGGCTGGAGCACCCCGAACGCACGGCGGTGCAATGGCTTTACGAAAGTAATCCGCTACTGGCGGAAAGCGAAGCGCGTACCCGGCTGGCGCAAATGGGCATCGATGCCGACCGCGCGATGCTCGACACCTGCCAACTGAGCGGTGGCGAGCGCCTGAAAATTGCCCTGGCCGCGCAGCTCTACGCCCAGCATCCGCCGCAATTGCTGTTGTTGGACGAACCCGATAACCATCTGGACTTGCCCAGCCGGATTGCCCTGGAGCAAATGCTCAATCAATACCAGGGTGCATTGATCGTGGTGTCCCATGACGAGGCGTTTCTACAGTCCATTAACCTGGACGGCGAGTTGCGCCTCTGAGGCGTTTAACCCTGGTTTTCGTGTTCCAGTTCGATCTCGGGTTCGGCGAGCCGCTGCCGACGGGTTTTTATTTCGCTGACAATCACCGCCGCCACAATCAATGCTGCGCCCACCATGGCAATCGGCGGGAAGCGCTCGCCGGCAATCCGCCCGACGACGCCGGCCCACACCGGCTCCCCGGCATAAATCAGCGTGGCCCGAGTCGGCGAGACGCTTTTCTGCGCCCAGTTCATCGCCACCTGAATCACCGCGCTGGTCAGTCCCAGGCCCACCGCGCTGAACAGCAGCAACCAGGAAAACGCCGGCAACGCCTCGCCCATCGGCACCACCATCAGGAACGACAGCACTGAGGCCGTGGCCAGTTGCACCACCGTCACCCGACGTACATCCACCTGCCCGGCAAAGGCGCTGATCAGGATGATCTCGGCGGCAATCGCCACCGCACCGATCAGCGTGGCGATTTCACCGGGGCTGAAATTCAGCGATGTTCCGGCCGGGCCGGTCAGCAGCATCAACCCGGTAAACGCCAGCATAATGCCGATGCTCGGCATCAACCCCGGCCGCCGTCCCAGCACCAGCCATTGCAGCAGCGGCACGAATGGCACATACAGCGCGGTGATGAATGCCGACTGGCTGCTCAGGATTGTCTGCAAGCCAATGGTCTGCAAACCGTAGCCGAACATGATCGCTACACCGATAAAGCACCCGGCTTTCAACTCAAAGAATGTCAGGCCTCGCAGACTGCGTAACGAGAACGCCCCGACGATCAGCGCCGCCGCCGCAAAACGCAGGCCGACAAAAAACATCGGGCCGCTCACGGCCATGGCGTGCTGCACCAGCAAAAAGGTGCCACCCCAAAACATGGTGATCACCACCAATACACATTCGGCTTTGCTGAAACGGGAAAACAATGGGGAGGTGGTCATGGCGGCTCGGTCTTGCACAGTAGGGGCGCGGACCGCACAATGCGCCGCAAGCTGGGCAGTATACTGCGCAACCCCACCCTGTGAGCAATATAGTGCACAAAGAAAATCCGCAACGGGCTTCGGTCCTGCAACACGTCAGCCAGAACGTTCGACGCCTGCGTCATGCAGCAGAGTTGAGCCAGACGGCGTTGTCCGAAAAATCCGGCGTCAGCCGGCGCATGCTGGTGGCGATCGAGGCGGGGGAGAAGAACGTCAGCCTGTCGACCCTCGATCGGGTGGCCGAAGCCCTGGACGTGGCCTTCAGCGACCTGATCCAGGCTCCGGACGCCCCCGACCACAGCCGTATCAACGAACTGGCCTGGGCCGGCGAGATCCCCGGCAGCAAAGCCGTGCTGCTGGCCAAAGCCACCGCTCGCCGCGAGGTGGAGCTATGGGAGATGCGCCTGGAGCCCGGTGATCGCTACATGCCCGAGCCGGACCCCGAGGGCTGGAGCGTGCAGTTGTTTGTGTTCGAAGGCACGCTGACGCTGGTGCTGGGTGACGAGGAAAAACACGTCGCCACCGGTGAGTTCCTGATGTTCGCCAGTCGCTACCTTCACGCCTATCGCAATGACGGCGACGTGGCGGTGCGGTTTGTACGCAATGTGGTGATCTAACTGTTGGCAGCGCAACAGTGGTTGGACACTTTGCTGGTTTGAACCGCTGACGACTTCCCCGTTTTACAAGCAACCCTCTGATTTTATTGAGCGTTAGATTCAGGCACGACTCCTGCAATTACCCCAGTATCTCTCTGGAGCCTGGAGTCGGCCCATGTCAGCCCAACCCCTGCAACCTGCCCACATCATTCGCTCAGACGCCGAAGCCATCGCCGTCGCCACCGAGTTGGCCAAGCGTTTCGCCGTCGAGGCCGGTGTGCGTGACCGCGAACGACGCCTGCCGGTGGCCGAGCTGGATGAATTCTCCGCCAGCGGCCTGTGGGGCATCACCATTCCCAAGGCCTACGGTGGCGCAGGGGTGTCCTATGTGACGGTGGCCGAGGTGATCAAGCTGATCTCGGCCGCCGATCCGTCCCTGGGGCAGATTCCGCAGAACCACCTGGGCGTTGTCGACATCCTCCTGCAAACCGCCAGCGAGGAACAAAAGCAGCACTACTTCGCCAAGGTCTTGCAGGGCTACCGTTTCGGCAACGCCTTCTCCGAGGCCAAGAGCAAAAACGCCGGCACCTTTGATACGCAAGTGCGCTTTGACGGCGACAGCGCGTACATCAACGGTGAGAAGTTCTACTGCACCGGCGCCTTGTTCGCCCATATCGTGCCCGCGGTGGGCGTGAATGAAAAAGACCAGGCCTTCATCGCCTTTGTCGAGCGGGACGCGCCGGGGCTGCAAGTGGTCGACAGTTGGGATGGCTTCGGCCAGCGCACCACCGCCAGCGGCGGCGTGACCCTCGACGGTGTGAAGGTGCCGCTGAGTGCGGTGATTCCCGCCCACCAGGCCTTCGACCAACCCACCGCCAACGGCCCGATTTCGCAAATTATCCAGGCGGCCGTCGACACCGGTATCGCCCTCGGTGCCCTGGAACAAGCAAAAATCCATGCACGCCAGGCCCGGCCCTGGATCGACAGCCAGCAGGATCACGGCTGGCAAGACCCGTTCACCATCGCCGCCATCGGCGACCTGGAATGGCGGGTCCACGGCACCGAAGCGATCCTCGCCAAGGCCGGCGTTGCCGTAGACCAGGCCCTGGCCAACCCCAACGAAGACACCGTGGCCAATGCCTCGCTGGTGGTCGCCCAGGCCAAGGTGCTGTCAGCCGAAACCGCGTTGCTCGCGAGCAGCAAACTCTTCGAACTGGCCGGCACCCGCTCGGTGTCCGGCAAGCACAACCTCGACCGTTTCTGGCGCAACGCGCGCACCCACACCTTGCATGACCCGGCCCGCTGGAAATACCACTTGATCGGCAACTTTGTGCTCAACGGCGTCAAGCCCGCACGCCACGCCTGGAACTGAGGAGCTTCATCCATGACCGCACTGAATCAGGCGCGCCAACTGCTGGAAAGTACCCGGCGCTTTGTCGAGAAAAGTGATGACCCCTACGTGATCAGCCGCTTCGGCGATTTGCAGATTCGCGTGGAGGTCGCGGCCGCTTTGTTTGAGCGTGCCGAAACCCACCCGAGCCCGGTTGCCCTCACCGAAGCCCAGATCGCGGCTGCCGAAGCCCTCATCGCCGCCAGCAACGCCGAATTCGAACTCACCGGCCAGCGCACCGCACTGCCACCCACCCTTGATGATCCCTTGCGCTGGAAATACCAGATTGTCGGCAACTACCA from Pseudomonas yamanorum harbors:
- a CDS encoding monovalent cation/H+ antiporter subunit A, producing MSLIVLLLLPFIGSCLAALLPHNARNTESLLAGLVALVGTVQVALLYPQIAHGGVIREEFMWLPSLGLNFVLRMDGFAWLFSMLVLGIGTLVSLYARYYMSPEDPVPRFFAFFLAFMGAMLGLVISGNLIQIVFFWELTSLFSFLLIGYWHHRADARRGAYMALMVTGAGGLCLLAGVMLLGHIVGSYDLDQVLAAGDQIRAHSLYPIMLALVLIGALSKSAQFPFHFWLPHAMAAPTPVSAYLHSATMVKAGVFLLARLWPSLSGSEEWFWIVGGAGAITLLLGAYCAMFQNDLKGLLAYSTISHLGLITLLLGLNSPLAAVAAVFHILNHATFKASLFMAAGIIDHESGTRDIRKLSGLVKLIPFTATLAMVASASMAGVPLLNGFLSKEMFFAETVFISATAWVEIALPVIATIAGTFSVAYALRFTVDVFFGPKATNLPHTPHEPPRWMRAPVELLVFTCLLVGIFPAQVVGSILAAAALPVVGGELPEYSLAIWHGWNAPMIMSLVAMSGGVVLYLLLRKQLKLGRFKYPPIISYFNGKRGFERCLVVMMRGVRKIEKRISTKRLQTQLFLLVLAAVIAGLIPMLYSGISWGDRPKIPGSIVFVTLWLLAIACALGAAWQAKYHRLAALTMVSVCGMVTCVTFVWFSAPDLALTQLVVEVVTTVLILLGLRWLPRRIEEVSPLPSSLRKARIRRLRDFLLSTVVGGGMALLSYAMLTRQTPNDISSFYLSRALPEGGGSNVVNVMLVDFRGFDTLGEITVLGAVALTVYALLRRFRPSKESMELPAQQRQLAPDVATDLVNPRQASDTALGFMMVPAVLVRLLLPIALVVSFYLFMRGHNQPGGGFVAGLVMSVAFTLQYMVAGTQWVEAQMSLRPMRWMGFGLLSATLTGLGALLAGYPFLTTHTWHFSLPVLGDIHVASALFFDVGVYAMVVGSTLLMLTALGHQSVRAHKPSNQAKAVASQGGAA
- a CDS encoding ATP-binding cassette domain-containing protein, whose protein sequence is MTQRLLHLDHVAYSLPDGRSLFDNLNHAFSARATGLVGANGTGKSLLGAMLAGTLQPTRGHVRREGSVYAVTQLLEPERYPTVAALAGVDQVLGALARITEGSLDEHDHALAVDQWDCAPRLVAALEHIGLGHLTADSPTAALSGGERQRVALLGAWLSRADWLILDEPSNHLDIDQQHKLAQQIGRWSSGLVLISHDRGLLEHMDEIVELSPTGLAVYGGNYSHYAATREQEQQAFQSALQGERAHARREQREAVIQMERQQRRNARGDRQARDGNQTKLITNAQKERSENSQGKLRLNQQLAREQQQQRIAEARARCAPEIQRMMLSPESVVPQGKLVLQLNEVVLPFGSRAPINLTLTGPMRMAIVGANGSGKSSLLRVIAGQLPVAAGELARSCHIGWLDQHAGLEHPERTAVQWLYESNPLLAESEARTRLAQMGIDADRAMLDTCQLSGGERLKIALAAQLYAQHPPQLLLLDEPDNHLDLPSRIALEQMLNQYQGALIVVSHDEAFLQSINLDGELRL
- a CDS encoding DMT family transporter, with translation MTTSPLFSRFSKAECVLVVITMFWGGTFLLVQHAMAVSGPMFFVGLRFAAAALIVGAFSLRSLRGLTFFELKAGCFIGVAIMFGYGLQTIGLQTILSSQSAFITALYVPFVPLLQWLVLGRRPGLMPSIGIMLAFTGLMLLTGPAGTSLNFSPGEIATLIGAVAIAAEIILISAFAGQVDVRRVTVVQLATASVLSFLMVVPMGEALPAFSWLLLFSAVGLGLTSAVIQVAMNWAQKSVSPTRATLIYAGEPVWAGVVGRIAGERFPPIAMVGAALIVAAVIVSEIKTRRQRLAEPEIELEHENQG
- a CDS encoding helix-turn-helix domain-containing protein, with translation MHKENPQRASVLQHVSQNVRRLRHAAELSQTALSEKSGVSRRMLVAIEAGEKNVSLSTLDRVAEALDVAFSDLIQAPDAPDHSRINELAWAGEIPGSKAVLLAKATARREVELWEMRLEPGDRYMPEPDPEGWSVQLFVFEGTLTLVLGDEEKHVATGEFLMFASRYLHAYRNDGDVAVRFVRNVVI
- a CDS encoding SfnB family sulfur acquisition oxidoreductase, which encodes MSAQPLQPAHIIRSDAEAIAVATELAKRFAVEAGVRDRERRLPVAELDEFSASGLWGITIPKAYGGAGVSYVTVAEVIKLISAADPSLGQIPQNHLGVVDILLQTASEEQKQHYFAKVLQGYRFGNAFSEAKSKNAGTFDTQVRFDGDSAYINGEKFYCTGALFAHIVPAVGVNEKDQAFIAFVERDAPGLQVVDSWDGFGQRTTASGGVTLDGVKVPLSAVIPAHQAFDQPTANGPISQIIQAAVDTGIALGALEQAKIHARQARPWIDSQQDHGWQDPFTIAAIGDLEWRVHGTEAILAKAGVAVDQALANPNEDTVANASLVVAQAKVLSAETALLASSKLFELAGTRSVSGKHNLDRFWRNARTHTLHDPARWKYHLIGNFVLNGVKPARHAWN
- a CDS encoding acyl-CoA dehydrogenase; amino-acid sequence: MTALNQARQLLESTRRFVEKSDDPYVISRFGDLQIRVEVAAALFERAETHPSPVALTEAQIAAAEALIAASNAEFELTGQRTALPPTLDDPLRWKYQIVGNYHLNGVAPRSTV